Within Fusibacter sp. A1, the genomic segment GGCTTATCTTCGCCGTGTAGGTCTTTTATACGTTGGTGCATGATTTGCTCCCTTCACAAATCGCCCACCTTCTTAACCGTCGCTACTTGAAATGTCTATTGAGCGTCTCGTATAACTTGTTTACAGGTAGTCCCATCACCGAATGGAAATCCCCTTCGATATGTTTTATGAACAATGCGCCCTTACCTTGAATTCCGTAAGCGCCCGCCTTATCCATCGGCTCTCCTGATTCAATGTAGCCATCGATCTCAGCATCGCTCAAAACTTTCATCCGCACAGTCGTTTCACTGTAATCCACGATTTTCCTGTTTGTTCCGGCCTGATACACACAAAATCCTGTGAGCACGCGATGAACGTTTCCACTTAAAAGCTTAAGCATGCGTCTTGCATCCTCTTTGTCTTTTGGTTTTCCCATATACTCGCCACAATAGACGATCGTATCGGCACCAATCACAAGACTATCTTTTTCACAGGTTTCTTGCACGACTTTCG encodes:
- a CDS encoding Maf family protein; its protein translation is MRLVLASKSPRRKELLGLIASDFIVKSAETPEIILPTDEPHIAVMALAFEKAKVVQETCEKDSLVIGADTIVYCGEYMGKPKDKEDARRMLKLLSGNVHRVLTGFCVYQAGTNRKIVDYSETTVRMKVLSDAEIDGYIESGEPMDKAGAYGIQGKGALFIKHIEGDFHSVMGLPVNKLYETLNRHFK